The sequence ACGGAGAAGGATGAGAAGTATTATGAAGCTCTTGATCTTATTCAGAAAAAAGGTACGGCATCCATATCGATGGTTCAGAGATATTTGAGGATTGGTTATAACAGGGCTGCACGTATAATAGAAATTATGGAAAAAGAAGGGGTGATTACGCCGAGCGACGGTACATCCAAACCCAGGGAAGTAATTATAAAGGACTGAATATCCGGGAGGAAAATATGGCCGATTTGTCAGTAAAATATATGGGACTTAACCTGAAACATCCTGTAATTGCCGGGGCATCATCCCTGAGCAAATCCATTGAGGGGATTAGAAAACTTGCATCAGCCGGAGCGTCGGCTGTGGTGATTAAATCGCTTTTTGAAGAGGAGCTGAGACATGATGAGGATTACGGCGATGACTATCACCCGGAAGCATATGCCTATGAAATTTCGGATGCCTTTGTTATGTACGGCACAAGCAACTATTTGAAACTCATAGAAAAGGCCAAAGCGGAAGTGGACATTCCCGTGATTGCAAGTGTCAATTGCCTGGGCGGCAAATGGTGGACTGACTTTGCATCTGAAGTGGAAAGTGCCGGAGCCGATGCTCTTGAGCTCAATATAGCTTACCTGCCATTTGATAAGGATGAAAAACCTTCAGAAATAGAAAAGAAATATTCACAAATAGTTTCGAATGTGAAAAAAGTCGTTGGGATACCCGTTGCCGCTAAAATAGGACAGTATTTTACAAATATCCCCGGTATTGTTTCAGAGATTGAAAAAAGCGGGGCAGACGCAGTTGTAATGTTTAACAGGTTTTACAGACTCGGGATTGATATAGAAAAACTTGAATTTAAACCGGTGGAATTTTTCAGCACCGAAGCTGAAACATACAGTGCACTAAGATGGGTGGGAACAATTTCACCACAAACAAAACTTGATATCTCCGCCACTACGGGTATCCATTCGGCGGATGCTGCTATTCAGCATATTCTCTCCGGTGCTAAAACGTTACAGGTGGCTTCAGCCATGTATACAAAGGGGGAGAAAGTCCTTCAGGAAATTGCTTCCGGAATAGAGCGTTATCTGGATGAAAACGGATATTCTTCTCTTGATGATATCCGCGGTAAAATGGTGAAGAGTTTGGAAAACCGCCGGGCTCTGGAGCGTACTCAATATATGAAAGTAGCCGGCGGCTACGGAGTTAATGTTTAACATTCACCACTTCCCTAATAATGCATCACGGTTTTTTCTGCGTACATTTTGGGGTCTCACCAAATTTGCCCTGATTAATAATTATTACGATTCAGGTAAATTTTTACTTTAATTACGGATAAAAAACAATATAATAATCCTGTGTACGTTAGAAGTTTGCGCCGGCTGGAATATGTTTGAGAAGACCGAGATTTTTTTATGCGGGAAAATGGATTATTTTTTCCTTTCTGTAAATTTTTAACGACATTTATTTACTGAACTCAAGTTTTGTATAGGTTAACCGGAGGTTTGTTTGGATAGGATTACAGCAGAGGAAGCCAAAAGGCTTTTTGAAAGAAATGATATACTTCAATTGGGCAGACTTGCCAATGAAAAAAAGAAACATCTGCATCCGGGCAATTATGTAACTTTTGTGGTAGACAGAAATATTAACTATACTAACATTTGTACATGCAAGTGCAAATTCTGCGGATTTTACAAAGACAAACAGGAAAACGGCGCGTATCTGATTGATCAGGATGAGCTCGCCAAAAAGATAGAAGAAACCACGGCTCTGGACGGCACACAGATACTTCTGCAGGGAGGACTTCATCCCGGCCTTGATATTCAATACTACGAAGAACTGCTGGGATTTATTAAGAAAAATTTTGATATCTGGATTCACGGGTTTTCTCCGCCTGAAATCGATCATATTGCAAAACTGAGCAGTCTTACCATTGAAGAAACATTTACCCGATTAAAAGCTGCCGGTCTCGATTCTATGCCGGGAGGCGGGGCGGAGCTTCTTGTGGATACTGAGCGCTCCCGGATAAGCCCGAATAAAATCAATTCGAAACAGTGGCTTGATATTATGCGTAAAGCACATTCAGCAGGACTCAGGACTTCTGCCACAATGATGTTTAAGAAAAGTGATTCGGTTGATAATATTCTTGAGCACCTTTCAAAAATCAGAGAGCTGCAGGATGAAACAGGCGGTTTCACCGCCTTTATTCCGTGGCCTTTGCAGCCTGATAATACGGAGCTGGATGAAGAACACTCAACTGCTGTCGACTATTTGAAAGTTTTGGCACTAAGCAGGATTTTTCTGGATAATGTTAGTAACATACAGGTTTCCTGGGTTACCCAGGGTGAAAAGATAGGGCAAACCGGCTTGTTTTTCGGCGGTAATGATTTTGGCAGTCTTATGATAGAGGAAAATGTTGTGGCGGCATGCGGTGCAACATACTCGATGAGTATAGACTCAATTCTGCATAACATAAGAGAGGCCGGTTTTGTGCCGGCTCAGAGGGACATGGAGTACAATATAATCAAGGTATTTGATTGAAAAAATTGTTTGATAAAATTGACAATTTTGCAGATCAAGCTAATGTTAAGTATATATGCGCGATGGAGTACATTGATACAATCCGGCCTATGTCCGGATTGAGTTTCAACAGTTATAATAAAAGAGGAGCTGTTAAGGGGTAAAATGAATAAACATATAATCATTAAAGGGGCAAGAGAGCATAATCTTAAGAACATCTCTTTGGAAATTCCCAAAGACCAGATGGTCGTTATTACAGGCGTGAGCGGTTCCGGTAAGTCCACACTTGCTTTTGACACCCTTTATGCTGAGGGTCAGAGGCGTTATGTGGAATCCCTTTCCGCATATGCAAGGCAGTTTCTGGAACTTATGGAAAAGCCCGATGTGGATTCCATAGAATTTTTGTCACCTGCTATCAGCATTGAGCAGAAATCCATAAGCAAAAACCCCAGATCCACTGTCGGGACAATTACGGAGATTTACGATTATCTGCGTTTACTTTTTGCCAGAGCAGGGGAAGTTTACTGTCCTTCCTGCGGGGAGAGAATTCAGAATTACACGGTTCAGCAGATTGTAGATTTTATTATGGGGCTGCCGGAAAAGTCAAAAGTGCAGATATTATCACCCGTTGTCCTGGGTCGGAAAGGAGAGTACAAACAGCTCCTTTCAAAACTTCTTAAAAGCGGTTATGTGAGGGCGTTTGTCGATGGAGAACTGCATCGGCTGGAAGAGGAAATATATCTTGATAAGAATGTAAAGCATTCGATTAGTGTCGTTGTGGACAGAGTGAAGATAAAAGAGGATATCCTGCGGCGGGTTACCGACTCCGTAGAAACGGCGCTCAGATTGTCCGACGGTCTTTTAGAAGTGGATGTTGAGGGAGCTAAGCATCTCTTCAGCGAGCATTTTGCCTGTCCGGACTGCAATGTAAGTATAGCTGAAATCGAGCCCAGGAGTTTTTCTTTTAACAATCCATTCGGTGCCTGCCCGGCATGTGACGGTCTCGGCGAAAAAATGATTTTTGACCTGGACTCTTTGGTTCCTGATCAGAACATCAGCATAAGAAACGGTGCTATTAAACCGTGGGAAAAATTTGATAATTTCCATTATTACAATACACTCAATGCGCTGGCTGAAAAGTACGGCATTGATTTGAACGTTCCGTTCAAGAAGCTTAAAAAGGAACATATTGATATAATTTTATACGGAACCAAAGAGCCCCTGCGTTTGTTTACGTTTAAAGGGGATAAAAAGATATTTTATGACAAAAAATTTAACGGTGTGGTGGGATATCTCAGGGAAAAGCTTTATTCAAACAGACCTTCAGATGTTGAATATGCAAAAACATTTATGTCCAAGATGCCCTGTGACGAGTGCGGTGGCACAAGACTGAGAAAGGAGAGCCTTTCGGTAAAAATCGGAGGAAAAAATATTTATGAAATCTCCACACTCAATATATCTCATGCCTTGGAATTTATATCCTCCACCAGATTTGAAGGTTTTAAAAAGGAAGTTGCCGAAAAGATAATACGGGAAATCGGCAGAAGACTCAGGTTTCTTCTCAGTGTAGGACTGGATTATATAACTCTCGACAGGAAAGCATCCACCCTGAGCGGGGGAGAGGCTCAGAGAATAAGACTGGCCACTCAGGTGGGTTCCGGACTAACAGGTGTTATGTATGTTCTGGATGAGCCGAGTATCGGTTTGCACCAAAGGGATAACGATATGCTTATTTCCACATTAAAGGATTTGAGGGACATCGGCAATTCTGTTTTGGTGGTGGAGCATGATGAAGATACGATATTAAAGTCCGACTATGTTGTGGATATGGGCCCCGGTGCCGGAAGGCATGGCGGGGAGGTGGTTTTCACCGGTTCTCCGGAAGAGTTGAAAGACTGTAAAACAAGCCTTACAGGAGATTATTTATACGGCAGAAACGAAATTGCACTGCCGGAAAAGAGAAAATCTCCCCAATCCGGTTTTATCAAAATACTCGGCGCAAGACAGCATAATATGAAAAATGTAGATGTTTCCATACCTCTGGGGCTGTTTACATGTGTCACCGGTGTAAGCGGCTCAGGCAAATCAACGCTTATTATGGACATTTTGTATCCTTCCCTTAAACGCAGGATACTATCCTCACCGATAAAACCCGGGGATCATGACGGATTAAAGGGGTATGAAAATATAGATAAAGTTATTGATATTGACCAATCCCCCATTGGCAGGACGCCCCGTTCAAATCCTGTTACATACACCGGAATCTTTACAGACATCAGGGATATTTTTGCCCAGACACCGGATTCAAAAATCAGAGGATTTAAACCGGGGAGATTCAGTTTTAATATCAAAGGCGGAAGGTGCGAGAATTGCAGCGGAGAGGGTTATATTAAAATTGAGATGCATTTTCTTCCCGACATGTACGTAAAATGTGATGTCTGCCAGGGCAAACGTTATAACAGAGATACCCTTGATATAAAGTATAAGGGGAAAAATATTGCAGATGTGCTTGATATGACCGTAAATCAGGCTTTTGAATTTTTTGAAAATATCCCTAAACTTAAGAATAAGCTGCAGGTCTTAAGGGATGTGGGGCTGGGTTATATAAAACTTGGTCAGCCTGCAACAACATTATCCGGCGGAGAAGCACAGAGGATAAAGCTTTCTAGAGAACTGATGAAAAGGTCAACAGGGAAAACTCTTTATATTTTTGACGAACCCACAACAGGTTTGCACTTTGAAGATATAAAAAAATTAATAAATATATTTGAAAGGCTGACAAAAACGGGAAATACAGTTATAGTTATAGAACATAATCTGGATGTTATAAAATGTGCGGATTACATTATTGATTTAGGCCCGGAAGGTGGAGACCGAGGGGGAGAAGTTGTTTTTACAGGGACTCCAGAGGAATGTGTGAAATGTGAAGAGTCTTATACAGGCAAATATTTAAGGAGTAAAGTGGAGCATAATGTGGTACTCCAGGACTAAGGCGTTATTTTTAATTACTGTATTCATCTTATCTCTGGCTGCACAGAGTGCAGCATCATTGAAATCTGAATATTTTGCAGCAAAAGATGAACTGGCTGCGCTGGAAAAATCAAAAAATGTTTCTCACAGTGCATATGACAGGGTTGCCAACAAATTTTACAGTATATACAGCCGTGATCCCAAATACTGGCTTGCTGATGATTCTTTATACCTTTGCGGTAAAACCTATCTGAAAAGTTACTGGAGATTTGACAAAAAATATGATCTGAAGAATGCCCTTAAATATTACAGACTTCTCGGTGCAAATTATGATTCGAAATGGGCTGCGGATTCGTATTTAAAATCGGCATATATATATTCGGAACTTAATGATTATATTTCTGCCAAATATATGCTCAGAAGAGCTATTGAAAAATTTCCCGGCTCCTATTCTGCAGAAGAGGCTGAAAGACGGCTTGACGAGATTGAAAAAAAGCTGGGGAATGATAACGAAATCAATGTGAATTTTACTCAGAATAATCCCAAAGAGGAAGCTTTTGATAATGTTGTGAACGGCAGTAAAAACACCGGCAATGATGATGCTGAAAGTGTGAACTCCACAGTTGGTTCCGGAGATATCCTGATAGAAGATATCAGACACTTCAGCAGCAAGGAATACACAAGGGTTGTACTTGATTTATCCGAAAAAGCTGAGTTCGAGAAGCACTGGCTTAAGGCAGACCCATCGCATGACAAACCGCCGAGACTTTTTCTGGATATATATGATACCAGGGTTAATTCCAATATTCAGGAAAAAATTAAGATTAAAGACGGTCTTCTGAAAGCTATACGATGGGGGATTTTTAGAAAGGGTGTAACACGGGTTGTACTTGACAGCCAGAATGTGGAGGATTTTACCGTTTTCAGTCTGAGCAATCCGTCAAGAATCGTAATTGATGTAAGTGACGGGACACTTGTAAATAAAAAGGCTGAGAATAACTGGAATGTACCGGATGACCCATCCACAGATACACTTGCCGGGGTATTCGGACTAAAAGTTAAAACTATTGTCATAGATCCCGGGCATGGCGGTAAAGATCCCGGGGCTGTATATGACGGGTTGCTTGAGAAAAATATAGTTCTGGATATAGGCAAGTATCTCAGGAATTATATTAGAGAAAATACCGACTTGAAAGTTTTTATGACGAGGGAAACTGACCGGTTTATACCACTGGAGGAACGGACTGCTTTTGCCAACAGGAAAAAAGCTGATATATTTGTTTCCATTCACGTGAATGCAGCGAGAAACAGGAGAGCCCGGGGTGTTGAAACCTATGTTCTTAACGTTACAAATGATGAAGAAGCCCTGAAAGTGGCCGCTCTTGAAAATAAAGCTACAGAAAAATCACTTTCGGACTTACAGGGTATTTTGAAAGATATTATGCTTAATTCCAAACTTGAAGAATCTCTTATGCTTGCCCAGTTTGTGCAGGATGATGTTGTGGCTCAGATAAAGAAGAAAAGTCTTGGTGTAAAGCAGGCACCGTTTTACGTACTGGTGGGAGCTAAGATGCCTTCAATTTTGGTGGAATGCGGTTTTCTCTCAAACAGCACCTTTGCTAATAAAATACGCTCTTCTGACTACAGACGCGATATAGCCCGGGGCATATATAAGGGGATAATCGGTTATATAGAAAAGTACAATGGCAAGGGTTAATGTTTTTACGCAAAACAATACGATCTTTTCTTATTTTATTCCTTTCAGTCACTTCGCTGCTGGTGATGCTGAATCTTCTTCTTTCCATTTATCCTGAAAAGATTATTTCATACTTTCTACCTGAAAATTATTCCGTTGCAATCGAAGAAATGCCTTCGGTTTTTCTCCCTTTTTACTTGACTGTATCAGGGCTGGAGGTCAGTTCTGAAAAATTCGACCTGAGTGTCCGTAAAATGGATTTGAAAGCTGACTATAAATCGCTTGTGAATTCAGGTCGCTTCCTTTCGGTAACCGTCTTTGACGGCGGCTTTCGATATCGCAGTGGCCGGGATATAAATGATGTTGAAGTAAGCGTCATTCCCGATATTTTCAAAGTTATTCGTATATATGATACAACCGTAAAATATGAATCTGAGCCGGTAATAGTTACTTTAAATGCCAATAGTCTGTTCTTTGATGGTTTCTCAGGTGCAATCAGCGGACATTTCAGGGAGTCTTCGATATCCTCAGACAGAGCGGAACAGACATTCACAGGGAGTGTAAAAGCACGTTTGCTGGAGCAGAATGAGCTGATTGTTGATCATTTGAAACTGAACGGCAAGGATTTTTATATAAATATTGAAAACGGTAAATTCAGCGAAGGGGAAAATTATGCGGTTTTCGATGGGGCTTTCGATACGGAAGTTTTAAATATTTTTACTAAACTTGATGAGGGGAAGCTTAATGTAAAGGGCAAATATGATTCGGGGAAATTGTCCGCAAGAGCTGAATTAATCAATATAAGAGCGGATAATTTAACAATTGGCGGTTTTGTTGATGTGTATGGGAATATTTTTGAGAAGCTTCTTTTTGAAAGCAGCAAACTAAGCATTTATGGCATGCAAATAAGCTGCGAAGGCAGTTTTATGCCTAAATCTTTTGATACAAAGCTGACCTACCGTTTTATAAAACAGCCTGTTTTGTTTGAGAATAAAAATTACAGGGTAAAACTGGGAGGCGGCAACGCTTCAATCACTCAGAATTTCAGTAGATTCGCCGGGAAATTTACCGTTTCTTCCCATGAACAATACAAAATAAATTACAGAGCGAACCTCCTGAGTAATAAATTAGTGATTGAGCATGCCGGGCTGAAGGCAGGAAAAACACAGTTATCAGGATCAGGGGTTTTTGAGA comes from Flexistipes sp. and encodes:
- the mqnC gene encoding cyclic dehypoxanthinyl futalosine synthase gives rise to the protein MDRITAEEAKRLFERNDILQLGRLANEKKKHLHPGNYVTFVVDRNINYTNICTCKCKFCGFYKDKQENGAYLIDQDELAKKIEETTALDGTQILLQGGLHPGLDIQYYEELLGFIKKNFDIWIHGFSPPEIDHIAKLSSLTIEETFTRLKAAGLDSMPGGGAELLVDTERSRISPNKINSKQWLDIMRKAHSAGLRTSATMMFKKSDSVDNILEHLSKIRELQDETGGFTAFIPWPLQPDNTELDEEHSTAVDYLKVLALSRIFLDNVSNIQVSWVTQGEKIGQTGLFFGGNDFGSLMIEENVVAACGATYSMSIDSILHNIREAGFVPAQRDMEYNIIKVFD
- a CDS encoding N-acetylmuramoyl-L-alanine amidase yields the protein MWYSRTKALFLITVFILSLAAQSAASLKSEYFAAKDELAALEKSKNVSHSAYDRVANKFYSIYSRDPKYWLADDSLYLCGKTYLKSYWRFDKKYDLKNALKYYRLLGANYDSKWAADSYLKSAYIYSELNDYISAKYMLRRAIEKFPGSYSAEEAERRLDEIEKKLGNDNEINVNFTQNNPKEEAFDNVVNGSKNTGNDDAESVNSTVGSGDILIEDIRHFSSKEYTRVVLDLSEKAEFEKHWLKADPSHDKPPRLFLDIYDTRVNSNIQEKIKIKDGLLKAIRWGIFRKGVTRVVLDSQNVEDFTVFSLSNPSRIVIDVSDGTLVNKKAENNWNVPDDPSTDTLAGVFGLKVKTIVIDPGHGGKDPGAVYDGLLEKNIVLDIGKYLRNYIRENTDLKVFMTRETDRFIPLEERTAFANRKKADIFVSIHVNAARNRRARGVETYVLNVTNDEEALKVAALENKATEKSLSDLQGILKDIMLNSKLEESLMLAQFVQDDVVAQIKKKSLGVKQAPFYVLVGAKMPSILVECGFLSNSTFANKIRSSDYRRDIARGIYKGIIGYIEKYNGKG
- a CDS encoding dihydroorotate dehydrogenase-like protein, with the translated sequence MADLSVKYMGLNLKHPVIAGASSLSKSIEGIRKLASAGASAVVIKSLFEEELRHDEDYGDDYHPEAYAYEISDAFVMYGTSNYLKLIEKAKAEVDIPVIASVNCLGGKWWTDFASEVESAGADALELNIAYLPFDKDEKPSEIEKKYSQIVSNVKKVVGIPVAAKIGQYFTNIPGIVSEIEKSGADAVVMFNRFYRLGIDIEKLEFKPVEFFSTEAETYSALRWVGTISPQTKLDISATTGIHSADAAIQHILSGAKTLQVASAMYTKGEKVLQEIASGIERYLDENGYSSLDDIRGKMVKSLENRRALERTQYMKVAGGYGVNV
- the uvrA gene encoding excinuclease ABC subunit UvrA, which gives rise to MNKHIIIKGAREHNLKNISLEIPKDQMVVITGVSGSGKSTLAFDTLYAEGQRRYVESLSAYARQFLELMEKPDVDSIEFLSPAISIEQKSISKNPRSTVGTITEIYDYLRLLFARAGEVYCPSCGERIQNYTVQQIVDFIMGLPEKSKVQILSPVVLGRKGEYKQLLSKLLKSGYVRAFVDGELHRLEEEIYLDKNVKHSISVVVDRVKIKEDILRRVTDSVETALRLSDGLLEVDVEGAKHLFSEHFACPDCNVSIAEIEPRSFSFNNPFGACPACDGLGEKMIFDLDSLVPDQNISIRNGAIKPWEKFDNFHYYNTLNALAEKYGIDLNVPFKKLKKEHIDIILYGTKEPLRLFTFKGDKKIFYDKKFNGVVGYLREKLYSNRPSDVEYAKTFMSKMPCDECGGTRLRKESLSVKIGGKNIYEISTLNISHALEFISSTRFEGFKKEVAEKIIREIGRRLRFLLSVGLDYITLDRKASTLSGGEAQRIRLATQVGSGLTGVMYVLDEPSIGLHQRDNDMLISTLKDLRDIGNSVLVVEHDEDTILKSDYVVDMGPGAGRHGGEVVFTGSPEELKDCKTSLTGDYLYGRNEIALPEKRKSPQSGFIKILGARQHNMKNVDVSIPLGLFTCVTGVSGSGKSTLIMDILYPSLKRRILSSPIKPGDHDGLKGYENIDKVIDIDQSPIGRTPRSNPVTYTGIFTDIRDIFAQTPDSKIRGFKPGRFSFNIKGGRCENCSGEGYIKIEMHFLPDMYVKCDVCQGKRYNRDTLDIKYKGKNIADVLDMTVNQAFEFFENIPKLKNKLQVLRDVGLGYIKLGQPATTLSGGEAQRIKLSRELMKRSTGKTLYIFDEPTTGLHFEDIKKLINIFERLTKTGNTVIVIEHNLDVIKCADYIIDLGPEGGDRGGEVVFTGTPEECVKCEESYTGKYLRSKVEHNVVLQD